In the genome of Chrysoperla carnea chromosome 5, inChrCarn1.1, whole genome shotgun sequence, the window TAACGAGGtccatttgtttttaattttttttttccgattattttcatttaattaaataatttttaattcaaaatggaTAATGATCAAACAACACGCAATAAACGAATTGATTGTCCAACATTTTTTAGTGCTCTTGGTATAACATTAGGTTTTTCGGCATTTGTgacgttttttattttagaaaattatgatGCAGCAATTTGGGCATTTGCATCGTgtaagttatatttatattttttttaaatttataactcaAGAGTgtttttcggaaattttcaaggttttaaaattaataatgatttcCGGATTCATCATGAAAATAATCACAGGAAGATATCTTTTAtccaattgaaaatattttttttgattgaattttaattttccagttGTGGTCGCATCGATATGcttctatttaaattatttggatatGAAAAAACGCATTCCAGAAAAGTATGATATCAATGATGTACaggatatgcaaggattggggATTGTATTTGCTGTAGTTGGATTGTCTGGTAGTCTGTGGTATACTT includes:
- the LOC123299583 gene encoding heme transporter hrg1-A-like, with the protein product MDNDQTTRNKRIDCPTFFSALGITLGFSAFVTFFILENYDAAIWAFASFVVASICFYLNYLDMKKRIPEKYDINDVQDMQGLGIVFAVVGLSGSLWYTFKFFYYHIPVMPIDHSVAIAMVWAFMTMKWGLQLTYYTHVYKKQLRNSRLLP